The following proteins come from a genomic window of Trifolium pratense cultivar HEN17-A07 linkage group LG4, ARS_RC_1.1, whole genome shotgun sequence:
- the LOC123922701 gene encoding uncharacterized protein LOC123922701, with protein MFFIWGMKLFISVFLDFLSYQNIFVPDKWRSGWGVGGSGWSRRRSLFAWEEELSLECCAILDNILLHVNVPDKWIWQLVSDSSYSVNGVYHIFTHTAVLDTQVATQEVIWNKIVPLKESLYALRLLKNKLPSKDNLLRRGMNQLDYVLCVGDCGVAETSYHLSFLL; from the coding sequence atgttttttatttggggGATGAAACTCTTCATATCCGTTTTCCTCGACTTTTTGAGTTATCAGAATATTTTTGTTCCTGATAAGTGGAGGTCGGGATGGGGTGTAGGAGGTAGCGGATGGAGTCGGAGGAGGAGTTTATTTGCATGGGAGGAGGAATTGAGTTTGGAGTGTTGTGCTATTTTAGATAACATTTTATTGCATGTAAATGTACCAGATAAGTGGATTTGGCAACTTGTGTCTGACTCAAGTTATTCGGTCAATGGAGTTTATCACATTTTTACTCATACTGCCGTCCTAGATACACAGGTGGCTACCCAGGAAGTTATTTGGAATAAAATAGTTCCCTTGAAGGAGTCGTTGTATGCTTTGAGATTGCTAAAGAACAAGTTGCCATCTAAGGATAACTTGTTGCGCCGTGGAATGAATCAGTTGGATTATGTGTTGTGTGTAGGTGATTGTGGAGTCGCTGAAACCTCATATCACTTGTCTTTTTTATTGTAA
- the LOC123881934 gene encoding zinc finger BED domain-containing protein DAYSLEEPER-like, whose protein sequence is MVMVEEDRVVVTPDVKNPPDKELSDSKAEPDEGLPTSELEVSSGDANGGTYNHELDNTIETSNYKPDNSESLPNEDQSGNADSPDNNQQFDSEATLNNPSVESETPSDDQPVSSEATPDQNFASEAPPSNLPTDSEVLPNNGVVTSDLQASNGEVVVSETQHSSELALPETQQNNEMVTFETQQSNEVVMSEAHPSNETAIHEAHTSNDVVMTEAMSEHELTASTIDPNNQLSHPETHDSHNHHFEPFHLIPEPESLETNCDPPPCSEPFEDSHIRDIKPIHHDHLSQYDTVPNNHLDHSEALCNHQLTDSDPGQLANSQMLHHYELENHENQLVNTQEHYGIVNANNIPSYEIVNADTPLNFEGPTPETQPNKRRKKKSMVWEHFTIENVDPGCRRAYCKQCKQSFAYSTGSKVAGTSHLKRHISSGKCAALLRGQDLATYTPRARGTGAAGASTTPKRRYRSGGSPYIIFDQDRCRHEIARMIIMHDYPLHMVEHPGFVAFVQNLQPQFNMVTFNTVQGDCVATFLGEKQNLQKYFEGLPGRFCLTLDMWTSSQSVGYVFITGHFVDSDWKLQKRILNVVMEPYPDSESAINHAVSACLSDWNLDGRLFSITCNHALSEVALGNLRSLLSAKNPLILNGQLLVGSCIARTLSSIANDLLRSIQDVVKKIRDSVKYVKTSDLHEEKFVELKQQLQVPSERSLFIDDQTRWNTTYQMLVAASELKEVFSCLDTSDPDYKGAPSMQDWKLVETLCTYLKPLYDAANILTTATHPTAITFFHEVWKLQGDLARAVENEEDPFISQLIKPMQEKIDKYWRECCLVLAIAVVMDPRFKMKLVEFSFPRVFGDDSREYVKIVDDGVHELFNEYVALPLPLTPAYAEGNVKTGGPPGGTLLSDNGLTDFDAYIMETSSQQTKSELDQYLEESLLPRVPEFDVLSWWKLNKLKYPTLSKMARDILSVPVSSVPADSIFDDKNKEMDQYRSSLRPEVVEALVCAKDWMHYGAADASNPLVKIQF, encoded by the coding sequence ATGGTTATGGTTGAAGAAGACAGAGTGGTTGTGACCCCTGATGTGAAAAATCCGCCAGACAAAGAGCTTTCGGATTCCAAAGCAGAACCCGATGAAGGTCTTCCTACATCTGAATTAGAAGTTTCTAGTGGTGATGCAAATGGAGGGACATACAATCATGAGTTGGACAACACCATAGAAACTTCTAACTACAAGCCAGATAATTCTGAATCACTTCCCAACGAAGACCAGTCAGGCAATGCTGATTCCCCAGACAACAATCAGCAATTTGATTCGGAGGCAACACTCAACAATCCATCAGTCGAGTCTGAAACACCCTCTGATGATCAGCCTGTTAGTTCTGAGGCTACTCCTGACCAGAATTTTGCTTCTGAAGCACCACCAAGCAACCTGCCCACTGATTCCGAGGTGCTTCCAAATAATGGTGTGGTTACTTCTGACTTACAAGCTAGTAATGGTGAGGTTGTAGTGTCTGAAACGCAGCACAGCAGTGAGTTGGCTTTACCCGAAACACAGCAAAACAATGAAATGGTTACATTTGAAACGCAGCAAAGCAATGAGGTGGTCATGTCCGAGGCACATCCTAGCAACGAGACCGCCATACATGAAGCACATACCAGCAATGATGTGGTCATGACTGAAGCCATGAGTGAACATGAGTTGACCGCTTCCACAATTGATCCCAATAACCAGCTTTCTCATCCTGAAACTCACGACTCACATAATCATCATTTTGAGCCTTTCCATTTGATTCCTGAACCTGAATCTCTAGAAACCAATTGTGATCCACCGCCTTGTTCCGAACCATTTGAAGACAGCCACATCAGAGACATTAAACCCATTCATCATGATCATCTTTCTCAGTATGATACAGTTCCCAACAATCATCTGGACCACTCTGAGGCACTGTGCAACCATCAGCTAACCGATTCTGACCCTGGACAGCTAGCTAATTCTCAAATGTTGCATCACTATGAGCTGGAAAATCATGAAAATCAGCTAGTCAACACTCAAGAGCACTATGGAATTGTCAATGCTAACAACATACCCAGCTATGAGATAGTTAATGCCGACACTCCACTGAACTTTGAGGGACCTACCCCAGAAACTCAGCCAAACAAAAGGAGAAAAAAGAAGTCTATGGTCTGGGAACACTTTACCATTGAAAATGTTGATCCTGGATGTAGAAGAGCATATTGCAAGCAATGCAAGCAAAGTTTTGCCTATAGTACTGGTTCAAAGGTTGCTGGTACCAGTCACCTTAAGCGCCACATTTCCAGCGGGAAATGTGCAGCTCTTCTGCGTGGTCAAGATCTGGCCACATATACTCCAAGAGCAAGGGGAACTGGTGCTGCTGGTGCTAGCACTACACCTAAGCGACGTTATAGGTCTGGAGGTTCTCCGTACATAATTTTTGATCAAGATCGCTGCCGCCATGAGATTGCTAGGATGATCATTATGCATGATTACCCGCTTCACATGGTTGAGCACCCAGGATTTGTTGCCTTTGTGCAAAATCTGCAACCCCAGTTCAATATGGTCACCTTTAACACTGTCCAAGGAGACTGTGTTGCAACTTTCCTGGGTGAAAAACAAAACCTTCAGAAATATTTTGAGGGATTACCAGGACGTTTCTGTCTGACACTGGACATGTGGACCTCGAGTCAATCTGTAGGGTATGTATTTATAACTGGACATTTTGTCGATAGTGATTGGAAATTACAGAAGAGAATTCTCAATGTTGTGATGGAACCATACCCTGATTCCGAGTCTGCTATTAACCATGCTGTTTCTGCATGCCTTTCTGATTGGAATTTAGACGGCAGGTTGTTTTCTATTACTTGTAATCATGCACTGAGTGAGGTTGCTCTTGGAAATCTCAGATCACTACTCTCTGCAAAAAATCCACTTATCCTCAATGGTCAGTTGCTGGTTGGAAGTTGTATTGCCAGAACTTTAAGCAGCATCGCAAATGATTTGCTGAGATCCATACAAGACGTAGTGAAAAAAATCCGGGATAGTGTAAAATATGTGAAGACTTCAGACTTGCACGAGGAAAAATTCGTGGAGCTCAAACAGCAACTTCAGGTCCCAAGTGAAAGGAGCCTTTTTATTGATGACCAAACCCGATGGAATACAACATACCAAATGCTGGTGGCAGCTTCTGAGCTAAAGGAAGTGTTTTCTTGTTTGGACACTTCCGATCCTGATTACAAGGGAGCCCCGTCTATGCAAGATTGGAAGCTAGTTGAGACACTCTGCACTTATTTGAAGCCTCTTTACGATGCAGCGAACATCCTTACCACTGCAACTCATCCCACTGCCATTACCTTCTTTCATGAAGTTTGGAAATTGCAGGGGGATCTTGCTCGTGCTGTTGAAAATGAGGAGGATCCGTTCATTAGCCAGCTTATTAAGCCCATGCAAGAAAAGATTGACAAGTACTGGAGAGAATGTTGTCTGGTTCTGGCAATTGCAGTAGTTATGGATCCTCGTTTCAAGATGAAGCTTGTTGAGTTCAGCTTCCCAAGAGTCTTTGGTGATGATTCTCGTGAATATGTTAAGATTGTTGATGATGGAGTTCATGAGCTATTTAATGAGTATGTGGCCCTTCCCCTCCCACTGACCCCGGCTTATGCAGAAGGAAATGTGAAGACTGGAGGACCCCCTGGAGGAACTCTGTTATCAGACAATGGATTAACAGATTTTGATGCCTACATCATGGAAACTAGTAGCCAACAGACGAAGTCTGAATTGGACCAGTACCTGGAAGAATCACTGTTGCCAAGGGTACCAGAGTTTGACGTATTGAGTTGGTGGAAGCTAAACAAACTAAAATACCCAACTCTTTCGAAAATGGCCCGGGATATATTGTCTGTTCCAGTTTCCAGTGTTCCTGCTGACTCTATATTTGACGATAAAAACAAAGAGATGGACCAGTATAGAAGTTCCTTGCGACCAGAGGTAGTGGAGGCTCTTGTATGTGCCAAAGATTGGATGCATTATGGAGCAGCTGATGCCTCAAATCCACTTGTGAAAATTCAATTCtag
- the LOC123922702 gene encoding uncharacterized protein K02A2.6-like, translated as MEYREKFEMLVAPIRREERVMLDSIFLNGLKEEIQAELKLFECQDLTELMDRALLLEEKNEALLKRGIGGREKAEGKDRSSTTRFRDPGDFGGTKKEVERSGTSSGYKWKGKSLSSAELEDRHKRGDEEVPAVEEEEKHNEVEVELKTLKLSLHSKEGLTSNKSFKVWVMIGNRRVLTLIDSGATSNFIATRLVEELGMNLKNTPTYVVEVGNGEKVKNQGVCEELQFQIQGVNFKQHFFLMELSGSEMVLGMDWLASLGNIEANFGDLCLKCEVDGQKYTIQGDPAMCNSQATWKAMIKALSNEGIGFYIHTLMEVKTVPSANEDVYEWEKIIEEFVEVFNMPSGLPPIREHDHAILLKPDANIPNLRPYRYPYYHKNEIEKIVKEMMQAGIIRHSTSPFSSPILLVKKKDRGWRFCTDYRALNKVTVPNKFPIPVIDELLDELGRAVIFSKLDLKYGYHQIRMREDDIAKTAFRTHEGHYEYLVMPFGLTNAPSTFQALMNEVLRPYLRKFVLVFFDDILIYSTKQNEHVKHLKEILQVLKSHKLFANKKKCSFGQDEIEYLGHLISGRGVSADPKKIEDMLKWPIPKELKSLRGFLGLTQLQQDSLALDPVIEER; from the exons ATGGAATATAGAGAAAAATTTGAGATGTTGGTTGCACCCATTAGAAGGGAAGAAAGGGTGATGTTGGATAGCATTTTTCTGAATGGATTGAAGGAAGAGATACAAGCTGAATTGAAACTATTTGAGTGTCAGGACTTAACTGAACTCATGGATCGTGCTTTATTATTGGAGGAAAAGAATGAAGCATTGTTGAAGAGAGGTATTGGAGGTAGAGAAAAGGCTGAAGGGAAGGATAGAAGCAGCACCACCAGGTTTAGAGATCCTGGGGATTTTGGTGGAACTAAGAAGGAGGTGGAGAGGAGTGGAACTAGTAGTGGTTATAAATGGAAAGGAAAGAGCTTGAGTTCGGCTGAGCTTGAAGACAGACACAAGAGAGG TGATGAAGAAGTACCTGCGGTAGAGGAGGAAGAGAAGCATAATGAAGTAGAGGTGGAATTAAAGACTCTGAAGCTATCACTACATAGCAAGGAAGGACTTACTTCAAACAAGTCTTTCAAAGTCTGGGTGATGATTGGTAACAGAAGGGTCCTCACATTGATTGATTCTGGTGCTACTAGCAACTTCATAGCAACCAGATTGGTGGAGGAGTTAGGAATGAATCTGAAGAACACACCTACTTATGTTGTTGAAGTAGGCAATGGTGAGAAGGTGAAGAATCAAGGTGTGTGTGAAGAACTGCAATTCCAGATTCAAGGGGTAAATTTCAAACAACATTTTTTCCTAATGGAGCTAAGTGGTTCAGAAATGGTACTGGGAATGGATTGGTTGGCTAGTTTGGGAAACATAGAAGCTAATTTTGGAGACTTGTGCTTGAAATGTGAAGTAGATGGGCAGAAGTACACCATTCAAGGGGATCCAGCTATGTGTAACAGCCAAGCTACTTGGAAGGCAATGATTAAGGCTCTGTCAAATGAGGGTATAGGATTCTATATCCATACTTTAATGGAGGTCAAAACAGTACCCTCAGCAAACGAAGATGTGTATGAATGGGAGAAGATAATTGAGGAATTTGTTGAAGTGTTTAATATGCCCTCTGGGTTACCACCAATAAGGGAGCATGACCATGCTATTCTGCTCAAACCAGATGCTAATATTCCTAATTTGAGGCCATATAGGTACCCATACTACCATAAGAATGAGATAGAAAAGATTGTGAAGGAGATGATGCAAGCTGGGATCATAAGGCATAGTACAAGTCCATTTTCAAGCCCAATTTTACTGGTGAAAAAGAAAGATAGAGGGTGGAGATTTTGTACTGATTACAGAGCCCTAAACAAGGTAACTGTCCCAAATAAATTTCCAATTCCAGTTATAGATGAACTCTTGGATGAATTAGGTCGTGCAGTTATATTTTCCAAGTTAGACCTCAAGTATGGGTACCATCAAATTAGGATGAGGGAGGATGACATTGCCAAAACAGCTTTTAGGACTCATGAAGGTCATTATGAGTATTTGGTTATGCCTTTTGGCCTTACCAATGCTCCTTCAACCTTCCAAGCTTTGATGAATGAAGTGTTGAGGCCTTATTTGAGAAaatttgttttggtgttttttgatGATATTTTGATCTATAGTACCAAACAGAATGAGCATGTGAAGCATTTAAAAGAAATTCTGCAAGTTCTAAAATCCCACAAGTTATTTGCTAATAAGAAGAAATGTTCATTTGGCCAAGACGAGATCGAGTACTTAGGTCACTTAATCTCAGGCAGAGGGGTGTCTGCTgaccctaaaaaaattgaagatatgTTGAAATGGCCTATTCCCAAGGAACTTAAGAGTTTGAGGGGATTCTTAGGTTTGACCCAGTTACAGCAAGATAGCCTGGCCCTTGACCCAGTTATTGAAGAAAGATAA